One genomic region from Ignavibacteriales bacterium encodes:
- a CDS encoding efflux RND transporter periplasmic adaptor subunit translates to MKRIYIYGGIAVFALAALAYYFFGTGKKAEQAQLGQVQRLVKVTRGDLNLTVSSNGVVQPINKVEIRSKAGGQILQLNFEEGSFVQKGDLLVIVDTTQTKNDYEQSKADLASATQALAQAENNSRRSQELYAKKLISDQEVDQSKVDLVRAQTSVVRGKAALSTNEDKLRDTRVLAPITGVILSRSVDLGQIISSAVSNVGGGTVLATVANMEEVYVNTNVDEVDIGKVVIGQSAKVVADAFPEDAFTGEVVRIAPLGKTQQNVTTFNVVVVVKNIGGKLKAGMSSSVDIEIFRRRNVLLVPNEALKDPKSDQGKALVASIKVDSTKKPADEAGKSVAKVEPKVEKELTIEQIREKMQTAAPEERDKLRQQMREKFQKMSPEERQKMFSQSQRGGGQGGSGGGGFGGGGMTGGGGMAGGMMGGGDGNRQRRQSQVADVNEVKERVIVIKEGTELTPRLVKVGASNFDYAEVIEGVKEGEEIQVTTISRAKIAAEQMNDRMRSMGGIGGMTGGGGRTPGR, encoded by the coding sequence ATGAAAAGGATCTATATCTACGGAGGTATCGCTGTATTTGCACTTGCAGCGTTGGCATACTACTTTTTTGGAACAGGCAAGAAGGCTGAGCAGGCACAGTTGGGACAAGTACAACGGCTCGTGAAGGTCACGCGCGGCGATTTAAACCTGACCGTATCCTCCAATGGCGTTGTGCAGCCGATCAACAAAGTCGAAATCCGATCGAAGGCGGGGGGACAGATCCTTCAGTTGAATTTCGAAGAAGGTTCGTTTGTCCAGAAAGGCGATTTGCTCGTGATCGTCGATACCACGCAGACGAAGAACGACTATGAGCAATCAAAGGCGGATTTGGCGTCGGCCACACAGGCTTTGGCGCAGGCGGAAAACAATTCCCGTCGCTCGCAGGAACTGTACGCGAAGAAACTGATTTCCGACCAGGAAGTAGATCAGTCAAAAGTGGACCTGGTCAGGGCGCAGACGTCGGTCGTGCGGGGGAAAGCAGCTCTTTCCACGAACGAGGACAAATTGCGCGATACCCGTGTGCTCGCACCGATTACAGGAGTGATTCTCTCACGAAGCGTCGACCTCGGCCAGATTATTTCCTCGGCTGTCTCGAACGTTGGTGGGGGCACGGTCCTCGCGACGGTCGCCAATATGGAAGAGGTATATGTCAATACAAACGTCGATGAAGTTGACATCGGCAAGGTGGTTATCGGGCAGAGTGCGAAGGTGGTCGCCGATGCTTTCCCAGAAGACGCATTCACCGGCGAGGTCGTGAGGATTGCACCACTTGGAAAGACGCAGCAAAATGTTACGACATTCAACGTTGTTGTGGTGGTGAAAAACATCGGTGGCAAGCTTAAAGCCGGTATGAGTTCGTCCGTGGATATCGAAATATTCCGTCGCCGGAACGTTCTTCTTGTTCCCAACGAAGCACTGAAGGACCCGAAAAGCGATCAGGGGAAAGCGCTCGTGGCATCGATAAAGGTCGACAGTACGAAGAAGCCAGCTGATGAGGCAGGCAAGTCCGTCGCGAAAGTCGAGCCCAAAGTCGAGAAGGAACTGACGATTGAGCAGATTCGTGAGAAGATGCAAACGGCGGCACCGGAAGAGCGGGACAAACTGCGTCAGCAAATGCGCGAGAAGTTTCAGAAGATGTCCCCCGAGGAACGGCAAAAGATGTTCTCCCAATCCCAGCGCGGCGGCGGCCAGGGCGGATCAGGCGGAGGCGGATTTGGCGGTGGCGGCATGACGGGTGGTGGTGGAATGGCCGGTGGGATGATGGGGGGCGGCGATGGAAACCGGCAGCGTCGACAATCGCAGGTCGCGGATGTGAACGAAGTGAAGGAGAGAGTGATTGTTATCAAAGAGGGAACAGAGCTGACGCCGAGACTCGTGAAGGTGGGCGCCAGCAACTTCGATTATGCGGAAGTCATCGAAGGAGTGAAGGAGGGCGAGGAGATCCAGGTAACGACGATCTCGCGCGCTAAAATTGCCGCCGAGCAGATGAACGACCGGATGAGAAGCATGGGCGGTATTGGCGGTATGACGGGCGGCGGCGGACGTACTCCGGGACGATGA
- a CDS encoding ABC transporter permease, with translation MNFKESFLTALGALLANKLRALLTMLGIIIGVAAVITMIAIGEGAQKAVIERIQSMGTNLLFISPGAQRGGGVTVIQFGTSVRLKNADATALVSNVPGAEAIVPEVSRQAQVKYQNRNWNTRIVGTVPEYEEVRSFKAVQGRYFTHAEELGVAKVCVIGQSLVDNLFPNADPIGKLIRISGDNYEVVGILETKGQSGFQNPDDQIIVPLSTAQRRLFGIDYLSQITARVVSDQKMDEAFYDIERILRREHKLREDQDNDFTIRNQADIIATFQETQQTFTFLLAGIAAVSLLVGGIGIMNIMIVSVTERTKEIGVRKAIGARRNDIMWQFLIESVVMSVCGGLLGIGLGILAAYLITTYGNMTPIISLNSIAVSFFFASFVGVFFGIYPAWKAANSNVIDALRYE, from the coding sequence ATGAATTTCAAAGAAAGCTTCCTGACGGCGCTTGGAGCTCTCCTCGCGAACAAGTTGCGCGCACTTCTGACAATGCTGGGTATCATTATCGGCGTTGCGGCAGTGATCACCATGATCGCGATCGGGGAGGGGGCGCAGAAGGCTGTGATTGAACGCATTCAGTCAATGGGTACGAATCTTCTGTTTATCTCTCCTGGTGCGCAGCGCGGCGGCGGTGTTACAGTGATTCAGTTCGGTACCAGCGTGCGTCTCAAGAACGCCGACGCAACTGCACTGGTGAGCAATGTGCCGGGCGCGGAAGCGATCGTGCCGGAAGTAAGTCGTCAGGCCCAGGTCAAGTATCAGAACCGAAACTGGAATACGCGCATCGTCGGCACCGTGCCTGAGTATGAAGAGGTGCGAAGTTTCAAGGCTGTCCAGGGACGGTACTTCACACACGCCGAGGAACTCGGCGTCGCAAAAGTCTGTGTTATTGGACAGTCCCTCGTCGACAACCTGTTTCCGAATGCCGATCCGATCGGGAAGCTCATCCGGATCTCGGGCGACAATTACGAGGTTGTGGGCATCCTGGAAACGAAAGGTCAGAGCGGTTTCCAGAATCCGGACGATCAGATCATCGTGCCTCTCTCGACAGCCCAGCGTCGGTTGTTTGGTATCGATTATCTTTCGCAGATTACGGCCCGGGTTGTCTCTGATCAGAAAATGGACGAGGCGTTCTACGACATCGAGCGTATCCTGCGGCGGGAACACAAGCTCCGGGAAGACCAGGACAACGATTTTACAATCCGGAACCAGGCCGACATCATTGCAACCTTCCAGGAAACTCAACAAACGTTCACGTTCCTTCTCGCCGGGATTGCTGCCGTCTCTCTGCTCGTGGGTGGGATCGGCATCATGAATATCATGATTGTGTCGGTGACGGAGCGAACAAAAGAGATCGGAGTCCGGAAGGCCATCGGTGCCCGCCGGAATGATATCATGTGGCAGTTTCTTATCGAATCAGTAGTGATGAGCGTATGTGGCGGATTGCTCGGCATCGGGTTAGGGATCCTCGCCGCGTACCTGATCACGACGTATGGCAATATGACGCCGATTATCTCACTCAATTCGATTGCGGTGAGC